DNA sequence from the Armigeres subalbatus isolate Guangzhou_Male chromosome 1, GZ_Asu_2, whole genome shotgun sequence genome:
cctcctgtctcgtcggagggccgtcgtgccagggctgtttagcttcccacctaacaccaggacttgggcttgtgcgctttgagcggcacacggtcgctttggcggagcctgcttgcggtacatgcagctttttatagaggtttaacagggcccactgtcaaaccccatcacatcctaggcaggcgccatggcctggggagggatcgtcaagcccttggacatataGTCCCTGCAGCCCACAGTgcaatcaatatcttccacataccgtacatattcacatatcgggactgatttgcgatttgggcgtaatttattttgtaaacaaacattgttttatcgATTCCGTAGAACGCAAGCATTTTactccaaaactaattcccttatctgatAAAGGAAAGCCTATTCTATCGTAAAAATATGGtggttttctcagaaaatgcttgctttagcagtaatttgccttccaatgtttgtttccaaaataagttacgcccaaatcgcaaatcagtcccgatatgagttttcataacattgtaaattaacgtccaagtcgggtggtttaatccccggaaataggcaattaactttgatcgaactgaacctgagtttcGTGCTCTTTTCtgcgcaatgcggtcgggtctgagcttgacgaccgactggcaaatagcttacacaacttcacttgatcagtacagtttgctgatgaagaatgtgtacagccgccagacattctaaatactcacgctagTTACCCAGATTTCGGGTCCGTCTGATTAGGATCCATTTTGTTGACGTACCCAGATTTTGACACATGCTAATATCACATAACCGGTCGGTTTCGGTGCGTCTGATGAACTGGAGATCACGAGAAGCGCTTGGGATGCAACTTCTGACGCGATTGGAACTCCGAGGAGTATTTTAGGCAGATTAGATCTGATGAAAGCAAGTAGTAGTTGTGGTGATAGCAATGGATGGATTATAAATgcgtattttttttctcacgaACCTTAGAAATGCCTTTTTCCAATTATTAGATTGCGTCTTACTTACTTCCAAAATCTGCTCATGGCATCCGAGATTCAAtcaattttaacttttttccacatgaattttattgttggaattttgtttttgtctatTATTCCGAAATATGTAATCATGCTGAAAACTTTTCTAGAGCATATGAAAACTCATAGTATTGAATATAAACATGGTTCATCACTTTGCAATCAAAATGATTCTACCTATAAAAAGTTTCAAGTTCTCATGTTTGAGCTCGAGCTAAACTTTACACTATTCTTGCCAGTAATAGACTATGTTGGTACTGATATTTGAATTGAAAAGCTGGAccgaaacaaatatttgaacaagcataaccaataaaagagacgcttttttgtaaaactcagacgtaccaaatcgtaagctcaggagaaacgttctgctatagtggagttctagcaaatgtacgttgctttcgttggttttagcccctacgacgatggacggaaatacctgccgtgtccctactactATATTCGACTTTGCttaaacgataacatttgctattTCAATAGTCATTCAAATTTTTGAGAGTTGATGGTTATTGAACAGACCACAAGccgtttgaaatttgtatgaagTTTACTACGACAACAGTAACTTTATTCAAGAAACAACGTTCCGCAGCACTTTCCACtgacattttaaaatatatttagcAAGCAAATAGATCGTCTTGTCGTAGCCCATGGACAGCCTGTATTTAACGagcaattattttgataataaaattatttagagctttttatggaatatcttcacttgtcataggacgagttagtactaccccatttaattccaccacttgagtcaagtacgaaacactgaagatggcGTTACTGTTGgagtcaaaatacgtatctgtaaaataacaatcaaattgtggaattaaatggaatagtactaactagTTCTATGGCATGTGAGGTCGTCTTTGCTGCGAAATGATCTGTTTTCAAAAACCGAATTTAGCAGTAAAATGAAAGTATTTACTATTCACATAGATGCCGAAAAACGGTTGTGTATTGCCAAAGCAATGCTTCCAACACCCAAGGCTGTATGTGACAAAAAGCCTCAAAATaccagcttgagcttgagcttgagcttgattgactgctcgtagttgctactccattatgaccagatcagctgttcttgcacagggaaccaacagatgtttgcttgggactagcacacatcttcaatgtgcaagtactggtgatctcatttgtaaggtcatactggcgcctgccacgtcagaatgcaagtcaatgtaggggaagggggaggaaatgatgatgcaatcactagcccactgcaagccgaatatacctctgcacttgccacgagttcatgcggagtttgttggaatttttgggtcaggttcgagaggcagaggtccgtcttggttaacgagctgccaatgtgatagataggagaaggcaactgatggaatttctaattggatgtaggaaacaagCTGtatctataagttcatttctaattctagcagattaccgctagaatactcaagttgaaggtataggaataataatggaaacggtatggaagtccatttccagttctagcgattgctagaacatgagaaatatagagaaatatacaaagtaggagaatggaacggacctgggaatgaacccacgacctcctgcgtatgaggcagaagcagtagccatatgactaccaagcccgttatgACAAAAAGCCTCAAAATACCATGATACAAACATAAAACCTACTTTTAGGGACATTTTGAAGTTTTGGCCATCCTTTGTTCTAGAACGAACCACTGTGCATTGGTAGCCATGTTACTAAAGagtaaacaaaaatgaaaataaataacgaTTTTGGCTTTGTAAATCTATGGAAGACGCGTAAGACGGTAAGACgcacagctacaaagcaagaccatgctgagggtggctgggctcgattcccggtgccggtctagacaattttcgaattggaaattgtctcgacttccctaggcataaaagtatcatcgtgttagcctcattatatacgaatgcaaaaatggtaacttggcttagaaacctcgcagttaataactgtggaagtgcttaatgaacattaagctgcgaggcggctctgtcccattgtggggatgtaatgccaataagaagaagaagaagaagaactcaaCGGAACTCGAACTTACAATTATGACAAGAAAATGATTTGGAGCTTCTaaatggaatgtcttcactagTGATAAGAGTTAGTATTTGTATTCCACGAGTCATAGTCGAGTCATATACGAAAGACAaaagatggccttactattaCTATCTGTATAACTATAATCAAGTGGTGGTACTGAATTAGATATAACTCATCTTATGACCCTGGAAGCTTTGTTTAGTgtgagaaaattaaaattgaaaaataataaccTGTATGTGACCCAAAATTTCTCTCAGAACCATCAATACTTTATTAAGTAATTCGAATATAAGTCAACTTTACATTCATCATTTTTCATTAACATTCCATCACGACACAACTTTCACATAAAACTAAACACTACAGAAGCCATTAGCAAAGATATCGTGACTTTTAAACTGTGAGCTACTCCCCCAGCATTTGGATCAGGTGTTGTTTGTATAAATGGCTCAGCTGTAGTGCTCTCCACAAAGACCGTGCTGAGCATGAGTGTCGTTGTAGTGGATTCCTCCGTAGCAGTCGTTGTAGGGGAAGAAGTAACCGTTTCATCGGTTGTTACTGCTGTTGTCACTGCACTACTGGTTGCATTGATCGTACTGAACGTGGAAGCACTCGTGGTCGTAGTAGAAGATTCTTCCGTAGTTGTTGTTGcagttgtcgtcgtcgtcgtagaAGGAGCTTCGGTTGATGTTGGATAACGTATTTCCAACCAATCTTCGATGTCCTTGCCCCTGGTGCTAATCCACTGCAGGTTCTCGCTGGATTGCTCCAACGCTCGAAGAATGTCGGTATCGCGTAGTAGATTGGCTTCGGATAGTGTTTCGATCAAATCTTGGAACAGTGTATTCAACTCCACGTCGACGATGTACTTAGACAAACCGGTAACTGCAGATCCTATAGCCCGACCACCGAAGTTGCCTTTGTTGTATCTgcgaataaagtttgaatattGATTAGATCCACTCGTAgactatgttttttttttgcgaaaactCACAGCTCATTAATCTTCATTATGTTACTCTTGAAAAATTGGAGTGCAATGTTCGTGCCCTTAATACTGTTCCGATAAACTGAACCGAAAACTCGTTCTCGCTCCTGTCCGAAGTAGTTCACGCCACTCGATTCGTCGGCAATTGACGTATTCAAAAACATCTCCATGAGTTCGATGTTCTCCGTGCACCCAAGAGCGTAGATCAGGTCCGTCCGAAAAGCCTGATCTGTAGACGTCTGCATTCTGTTCCAAACTGCCAGGAATACTTCTTCGCTGGCGTTCACCAACCCCGCACAGTAGATCGTGTTCCTTAGGTCTGGATCAACTTGCAAATTGCTGGGGCCAACTGACTCCAACAAGAGTTCCGATGCCCTGCGCAAGCAATTCTGGGATCCCATTGCACAGGCCCATTTTGAAACGATTTCTCTGGTCTGTCTGGCGAAAAGATCATCGCTGGTTTGCGTTGCCAGGCCTAGTTGCGAGAAAACTGGGTTGATTGcactcaataaatattgtttgagATATTCTATCTTCGGAGATCCCGAGAACAACCTGGTCAATAGCAGAAGATTGGCGTTGGCAGCATACCAAGGGACATAATCAGTTTCCCGCGAGAGATATGCAATCAATCGGAGAGCAGTGTCGTAGCCCAATCGCCCAGAACGAGCAAAGTTGAGAACATCGTCCACCAGCTGTGCCCTGTTAATGTTGTTTATGGTTTCCGGACTCCTCACCAGCTGCTCGATGATCAGATTCCACAGTCGCTCATCATAATTCACACGATAATAGCCAGTTTGTTGCTTGTTGAAGATTATCCAATCTGTTGCAGACCACCCTTCAGCTGCCAGGATTGTACTGTTGGTGAGCAGCCATCTTGTGTCGGAGGTCACGTTAAAATCAGGGTTTTTGGCAGTTGCAAAGTTGTACGGGATTATCCAGGACGACTCTTTTGTGTCCATGATTTTGAGCATGTAGCGTTCCTGGATCAGAGACACCCGTAGATCCGTACCCCTGGAAACGGTCAGAACGGGATATCCACTTTGTTCGGTCCACGACTTGAGAATATCCAGCGCCGTTATGGATGGTGGGAGGACTACATCTGTGGCATTGTCCAGAGCCAGCTGGATGGCCTCAGCGaagtcttccgggtgagcagcCTGGAAGGCATTGGTGTGTAAGTAGTTGATCAACGCCCGACGGAAAGTTTCCGCCCCAAACGCGTGTTGGAACATTCGCATGATAGAGCCCCCTGTTGAGAAAAGGAAAATTAGAAATAACGTCCTTATCACGGTAGCTTTCATGTAAACCTTTATCGTAAGCAATGTTGTCGAACACGTTTGCGATCTCCGATTGCGTATTGACGTAGAACGTCATGGGTCGCGACGATCCCAgcgaatccaaatcaaatgcGTTTTGCATTTTTTGAACGGAATACGTTTCGCGAATGCGAAACTCCGGAAAGGCCAAGTCCGATGCAAAGTATTCGAAGTAACGCGCAAATCCCTCCTTCATCCAGAGGTAGCTCCACCAAGCCGGAGAGACCATATTTCCGAAAAACTGGTGTCCGTACTCATGCCCAACCACAGTGACAATCTCGTGCTTCTGCCTTAGAGGAGATGATCGACTATCGTAGAAGAATTTCTCTTCCTTATATGTTACCtggaaaattgacaaaaatgagataagtacaagatgaaaaaaaaaaagattttcaaacaTACcagtccataattttccatcgcCCCGGCGGCAAAGTCCGGCACAGCCACCTGGTAAATCTTCGGCAGGGCAAAGTCCGTCTCCAGGTGGCTCTCCAGCACCTTAAGGATCTTATATCCGGCCTCGAGGATGAAGTTACCTTCCCCGTTTCGGATGGCATTGTATCGTGCGAAGACACCCTGCCGGGGATACTGCACGGACGATACCGACACAAAATCGCTCACAATTACTCCGAGCAGATAGGGTTGCATGACTGGCGTATCTTCGAACACGGTGCGCGAATAACCGGCTATCGGCCTGGGAGAAAAATAACAACGGTTGGGGTGAGCGTATTTGGTGAAATTAAACGATAAGCTCAGTGTTATGCTAATAAATAGAATTGAGCTGTTCTTGTATAGATAAGAAGAATGAGCTTAAACGGTTTATGGTGTTTATTGCTTCGACCAAAGTGTCATGTTACTCAAGTAATCAAATAAAGTCTCTTATCGTCATATCAATGCTCAATCTAATCGATTGTAAATGAAATTATCTCCAAAATATTCTTGTTTCTGATTTATTAAGTAATCAATCGTAAAAGTTGAAGTAACGTTTGCAttgaaaaaatagattttgacTAAGATAAAGTAGGAAATTTTGTACTCGGTTTTGTGCTAGACAGAACATTTTAACTAACCACCTACTCTTTAAAAGTCGACCCCACGCCACTCAAGAATAGATAGCCAAACTTTTTGTTGCATCGGAATCACGCCACCCGGAGGATTGCGGAATCAACAGTTTTAATTAATAAAAGTAATCGATAAACAAGTGACAACTTTAGTTTTTAGAGTGAGGTTGTAGAATTCAGTTTAATTTagtgaataattttttttataaagtctCGGCGTAGTAGTTAAATTCGTAGCCGGTAACCTGgatcaggacaatttggatttaATCAACCAAAACTTTGAAATTCAGGATCAAGTAAACAACAAAATTATAGAAAACGAAGCGAAACAAGTTAGAATAAATAACTTACTTCAATCAACAGTTAATAAAGTTTCCAAAACACTATAGTTTAAACGACGGAAATACAAAAAGCGGACCATTCTGTACATGATCATACTGTGCAGGCAGATCATAATGCTGGTATCGCTTATCCCGAAAGGAGCGCCATGCAGCAGCTAGAAGGCCACCCTGGGTGACCCAACTGATCCAGAAAGTAACTTGAAGCAGCAGACAGACGTTCATTCTACTGGTGACCAGGAGAACACTTCCCCGGACGTTAGCTGCAAAAGAAAGGTGCCTGAGGGACCCAATTTGCAGAAAAGTGTAAAAAAGCATgcgtcaactgtgatgaaatttCGGTTCTTCAAGATCAACTGGTCGAAAATAAGTGATTACTTAATAAATCGGCTGTCGTCTCTCCAGGATTTTTGCGACAAAAATGTTACTGAAATAGTTCCACGTGCAATACAATTATCGAAGACTGATATGAACGGCCTTTTGCAACATGGTGGTAGATCAGTTGAAGGTTATTGACTCAATAATCAGTGCTACTATTATGGAAGATGTTGCTAAACAAATCCTTGAAAAATATCCTGCCCTTAACTTCGATGACGACGATCGTTTTGGAAATGGGCAGAGATACTAGAATCGGTTTAAAGATCCTGATGTGCAGATGCCATCTACAAGTAATCTAAAGAAAAATCGAAATGTGAAAGCAGGTAACCTAaagcatggtttcccaaactgtgagtcccgacccccaggggggtcgcgagctgattgttggtgggtcgcgtagaacaaatattaattgcagctcgaatgccgaaccttttgatcatttttttcagcaacataatttcaagttcaagccgcattttattttaaatattcatcaccacgctattttagaaaacatttatgcctaaaagctgtccccttaataaagtaaaataaaaacattttgacaaacaatatcatgtttgtcatttttttgcatttgtacatgaaggtaacgtgaatattttttgtagaacttgccgaaacagatgacattctgattcaaataatgtttaatggtacttggtaaaatgcattttttcataggtgggtcgcgagacatatagaattttgctaggtgggtcgcatacccaaaagtATGGGAAGCTCTGACCTAAAGGAACACTGGACGTTATCATCACAAGAATGCAGCAGAGACATGCTTTCGAAGCTGTTGCGAAATGAGCCCGAACTGCTGACTGCGGAGTTTCTTGAACAATCTCAGTCGTACATCCAATTCCGCTTAGACGATTCCGACTTGAAGAAAACTATCAACGAGCTTCCAGTTCTTCGGCGTcgtcaattacttggattttattTTGAGAAGGCCACCGGTGTTTTGTTTGGTTCTTTTTTTGAGCTACTTTGTGGCCAAAAGAAGCAACATCATCGCCTATTCCAAGATCGTAAAAACGAACAATTGAATGAAGCCACCTCGGATTTCGACATCTTTAAGTTTCTGATCAAGTTACTGGGCGAAAATATCACTCGACCAAAATCTTAGCAAAGCAATTAATCTACTCATTTATAAATCCAAACATTAACTTCTCTTGGTTTTCTGCATGGtacttcatttttcatttttagttAAGGCTTCAACTTCGTAATATTTAATAAGTAGAACGCATAAGCATGTTTTAGATCAAGATACTTTCTTTCACATAACTCGGAATAATATTAAATAGCTTGAAATCGAATATAGCATGAATTATTGCTTCATAATAATATCATTttttccagttcgagacagcaacacgtacggacgtgttttttgctcgcgcatttttccgAAGTGTTTtatctcgttctttcgctgtttacgttttcgcttgtcgcgttggcgttattttctcccggacccgtcatgggagactcggtggccgattcggtcgctggaaaagtacctaagcgcactgctcttggaggcgcgggtaacccctccaagcagcttttgcagagcaacgtgttctcgccgttgccgcttgatgacgccggcaatccaccgaaaaagaggaagaagcagcaatcgcagctgctgcaggtgcaaccggagcggaaggagaagtgcccgcccgtgtttgtgaagggcgatccgccggatttacgcccaaaagttcgccagctgatcgctaaggggctgaaatgtacttttcggctctgcagcgagggcgtgaaagtgatgccggccaacagggaccatcatcaatccgtcgtggagttcctcgaggtccacaagtatgagtactacactcatgaccactcggcacgaagccgctcaaggctttgctgcgaggacttcacgacatgaaggaggaagagctccaagcagagcttgaaagttgcggactgaagccagtagccgtccacaagatcgctcgtcacgacaaggcaaggaaatatcgcgaccagctttacctgatccatctggagcacggctccactacctggaaggacctgaagctggttggcgttataaattacaccgtcgttgactgggagcgatatcggccagtgcaccgcgatgtcacgcaatgcaccaactgcttcaatttcgggcacggcaccaggaactgccgcatgaagccgcgctgcaacaagtgtggcgaaccccatccgaatgacgagtgcgacaaaatggaggtggccgatcccaagtgcgccaactgtggcgacaaacatcgggccaccacaaagggctgcccaaagcgagccgagttcctggaaatccggaagaaggcttccaccagggccattccgaagaagaaccgtgttcctgtaatcaacgaggtgaactttccagctatcccggctccccgtcgtgtgattccaatactcccaccgctacagccgcacaagcgactggcagcggcagctgcatcggtccaagctccagcatcgtcggcaccatccaccagcgaatggcccccgcttcctcctcctgggttccgtcggcagtcggagaacgaagccgtcccaccggaagaatctgccccgctgcacactccggagcaactgatgccgatcttcgcgcagctcgccactcgactgcgcggctgcaaaacccgattcgaccaggtctttacacttggcatgttcatcattgaaaatggctgctagggtgggcctggtcaactggaacgcttgctcgctaaagagcaaaacaatcgagctgaaggatttccttgaggagaaggaaataggcgtggcgttcatcaccgaaacgcacctaaaaccggaggtgaacatcaacatcccggacttccgcatcgtgcgactcgaccggtcgaccaggggaggtggtgtggccatcgctcttcgctacaacatcaactgtcgtctgcttccaagcttccagctcagtgtcatcgaggccatcggtgtcgaaatcaccacttcggtcggcacaatcgcgctcatcgcggcgtactgtccaacgcaagccaaagccggcgatggatcatcggctgccctttggagggacatcgtcaagctgacgcggaggcaaggccagtatatcattgccggcgacatgaatgccaaacatcaagcctggggcaacagtcgcggcaatcgaaacggcaccatctggagcaacgacatggaggaaggccactacacgatcctgagcccggattcccccactcggctgagtcggtccggtgcccacgcaacgcttgacctctacgtaacaaacctgagtgaccacgtctcgcagccggttgtataccaggagctcagttcggatcactatccggtggtggcggaactgggctcctcggtcaatcggcaccagcagttacggcggaactaccaccgagtgaactggcagcgtttccagcagtgcgtcgataacaccgtcgactacgaggtgcgtccggagacgccggaaagtatcgaccgccagctgtgcgctatcgaggaggcgatcacggcggcccgagagcaacacgtaccgatggctcggcaggtaagcaactccttaaacatcgatacactcaccaaagatttgattcgattgcggaatgtcactcgcaggcagtttcagcgtactggactgcctgagcttaaggcacgctgcaatcgaatcacaaaactTATCAAGGCCAgcatggtggacctcaaaaataacgacttctcgaataagatccgcactctcccagattatgctaagccgttctggaaaatgaccaaaattctaaaatccaagcctcggcccattccacctttgatcccagtagacaataatggctctaaggatcgcttgataactcctgcagagaaggtcgctgaaataggtcgtcacttcgtcagctcacacaatcttgggcagaacatcgtcagtcgacacgaagcagccgtcaacgagcatgctaacaacatccatttgattcccaacgact
Encoded proteins:
- the LOC134222493 gene encoding aminopeptidase N-like, with product MDKLAPAALAVLCLACSASAQVDGENYRLPNNSYPVRYDLELTTYVHEDGSARQFQFDGKVKIELVVKDEGNSSITVHYRKTTITHVKLWSRLANGTDHVLLDDNSSFTLDPTREFVTVTPPEVILNGTYFLELEYNGELREDNAGFYRSSYVDDEGKTRWLATTQFSSTDARHAFPCYDEPGIRAPIGLTVIHGSNYTVLSNNLPLDIYEGPIAGYSRTVFEDTPVMQPYLLGVIVSDFVSVSSVQYPRQGVFARYNAIRNGEGNFILEAGYKILKVLESHLETDFALPKIYQVAVPDFAAGAMENYGLVTYKEEKFFYDSRSSPLRQKHEIVTVVGHEYGHQFFGNMVSPAWWSYLWMKEGFARYFEYFASDLAFPEFRIRETYSVQKMQNAFDLDSLGSSRPMTFYVNTQSEIANVFDNIAYDKGGSIMRMFQHAFGAETFRRALINYLHTNAFQAAHPEDFAEAIQLALDNATDVVLPPSITALDILKSWTEQSGYPVLTVSRGTDLRVSLIQERYMLKIMDTKESSWIIPYNFATAKNPDFNVTSDTRWLLTNSTILAAEGWSATDWIIFNKQQTGYYRVNYDERLWNLIIEQLVRSPETINNINRAQLVDDVLNFARSGRLGYDTALRLIAYLSRETDYVPWYAANANLLLLTRLFSGSPKIEYLKQYLLSAINPVFSQLGLATQTSDDLFARQTREIVSKWACAMGSQNCLRRASELLLESVGPSNLQVDPDLRNTIYCAGLVNASEEVFLAVWNRMQTSTDQAFRTDLIYALGCTENIELMEMFLNTSIADESSGVNYFGQERERVFGSVYRNSIKGTNIALQFFKSNIMKINELYNKGNFGGRAIGSAVTGLSKYIVDVELNTLFQDLIETLSEANLLRDTDILRALEQSSENLQWISTRGKDIEDWLEIRYPTSTEAPSTTTTTTATTTTEESSTTTTSASTFSTINATSSAVTTAVTTDETVTSSPTTTATEESTTTTLMLSTVFVESTTAEPFIQTTPDPNAGGVAHSLKVTISLLMASVVFSFM